One Deltaproteobacteria bacterium genomic region harbors:
- a CDS encoding YcbK family protein, which translates to MIFISQGLAFSAEAGEGRRVDVLGRDGFLRLYHSHSHEFLETAYERDGTPDPGALKKINRFMRSRDSGKQIEMDINLIRLLDHLQDHFGADTVEVICGYRSPEFNRALKKAGKGVAEQSNHMKGIAADIHLDEISEKKVSAYARRLGLGGVGYYPDQLMVHVDLGRVHFWQEGNFSERTDIGVFTDLPVTLKTDRLFYFLGGKMRLVLSNSQEAPLNADLNLERFFRGKWNNSPSPPLSLRGGRGELKLQKIPYGKFRWKISTRDGRVQYSNEFYVKKR; encoded by the coding sequence ATGATCTTTATCAGCCAGGGACTTGCCTTCTCGGCCGAAGCAGGGGAGGGGCGCAGAGTGGACGTCCTCGGACGTGACGGTTTTTTGAGGCTCTATCACAGCCACTCGCATGAATTTCTCGAAACGGCCTACGAGCGGGATGGAACGCCTGATCCCGGCGCGCTCAAAAAAATCAACCGTTTTATGCGGTCGCGCGATTCGGGGAAACAGATCGAAATGGACATTAATCTGATCCGCCTCCTCGATCATCTTCAGGATCATTTCGGCGCCGACACGGTGGAGGTGATCTGCGGCTACCGGAGCCCCGAGTTCAACCGCGCCCTTAAGAAAGCGGGAAAAGGGGTGGCCGAGCAATCTAACCACATGAAGGGGATCGCGGCCGATATCCATCTGGACGAAATTTCCGAAAAGAAGGTTTCCGCCTACGCCCGCCGTCTTGGGCTGGGAGGCGTCGGTTACTATCCCGACCAGTTGATGGTCCATGTCGATCTCGGCCGGGTCCATTTCTGGCAGGAGGGGAATTTTTCGGAACGCACGGATATCGGCGTTTTTACCGATCTGCCCGTGACGCTGAAAACGGACAGGCTGTTTTATTTTTTGGGAGGGAAGATGAGGCTCGTTTTGTCGAATTCGCAAGAAGCGCCGTTGAATGCGGATTTGAATCTGGAGCGGTTTTTCAGGGGGAAATGGAATAACTCCCCCTCACCCCCTCTTAGTCTAAGAGGGGGCAGGGGAGAGTTAAAATTGCAGAAAATCCCCTACGGCAAATTTCGGTGGAAAATTTCAACCCGCGATGGCAGGGTGCAGTATTCCAACGAGTTTTATGTGAAGAAAAGATAG
- the ispD gene encoding 2-C-methyl-D-erythritol 4-phosphate cytidylyltransferase, whose product MSNFYAIIPAAGIGKRFGGSVKKQFLGLGGRSLLEWSVGAFLKTKRFQRIVVCLPVDELVSISGKTDSPEVIYVAGGITRAQSVKKGFEVLKASDEDMILVHDAVRPLVGVDLILRVAVATKERGPTVPVTRLNDTIKEIKEGIVSKTIDRSSLFAVQTPQGFPAGVLKRIYQKLSRDDPCWTDEAMMAEAIGEKVYAVEGERRNIKVTTTEDLRIAECLCE is encoded by the coding sequence ATGTCAAATTTTTACGCCATCATCCCCGCCGCCGGAATCGGCAAACGGTTCGGCGGGTCGGTTAAAAAGCAGTTTTTGGGTTTGGGCGGCCGGTCGCTTCTTGAATGGTCGGTGGGGGCCTTTTTGAAGACAAAACGGTTCCAGCGGATTGTCGTCTGTCTGCCTGTCGATGAGCTGGTCTCCATCTCGGGCAAAACGGATTCGCCGGAGGTGATCTATGTCGCGGGAGGGATAACAAGGGCCCAGTCGGTCAAAAAGGGCTTTGAGGTTCTCAAGGCCTCCGATGAAGATATGATTCTCGTTCACGACGCTGTTCGCCCCCTGGTTGGCGTGGACCTGATCTTAAGGGTGGCTGTTGCTACGAAAGAAAGGGGGCCGACAGTGCCGGTTACCCGTCTGAACGACACGATCAAGGAAATAAAAGAGGGGATTGTGTCGAAAACCATCGACCGCTCCTCCCTCTTTGCCGTGCAAACGCCGCAGGGTTTTCCGGCCGGGGTGTTAAAGAGGATTTATCAAAAACTCTCCAGGGACGACCCTTGCTGGACCGACGAGGCGATGATGGCGGAAGCGATTGGAGAGAAGGTTTATGCGGTGGAAGGGGAGAGGCGGAATATCAAGGTGACGACGACGGAGGACTTGAGGATAGCGGAATGTTTATGCGAATAG
- a CDS encoding 2-C-methyl-D-erythritol 2,4-cyclodiphosphate synthase translates to MRIGIGYDVHKLAEGRKLVIGGVEIPHEKGLSGHSDADVLLHAVCDALLGAAGLGDIGRHFPDTDPRYQGIDSLKLLGEVAVLLSEKGYRPANIDSVIITEAPKMAPYREKMRQNIATALGLEPDCVNVKATTEEGMGFTGTKQGIAAWALATLESLRA, encoded by the coding sequence ATGCGAATAGGAATCGGCTACGACGTTCACAAACTGGCTGAAGGGAGAAAACTGGTCATCGGCGGCGTCGAAATCCCGCATGAGAAGGGATTGTCCGGCCATTCGGACGCGGATGTTTTGCTTCATGCCGTCTGCGACGCCCTTTTGGGGGCGGCGGGGCTTGGAGATATCGGCCGACACTTTCCCGATACCGATCCGCGTTACCAGGGGATTGATTCGTTGAAATTGCTCGGCGAGGTCGCTGTCCTCTTGAGCGAAAAGGGGTACCGGCCGGCCAACATCGATTCGGTCATCATCACCGAGGCGCCAAAGATGGCCCCTTACCGGGAAAAGATGCGGCAAAATATCGCGACGGCGCTCGGCCTCGAGCCCGATTGCGTGAATGTGAAGGCGACGACGGAAGAGGGGATGGGTTTTACCGGGACCAAACAGGGAATTGCGGCGTGGGCGCTTGCTACTTTAGAGAGCTTAAGAGCTTAG
- a CDS encoding aminodeoxychorismate/anthranilate synthase component II → MILIIDNYDSFTYNLVQYIGELLQKQGKDPEKELSVRRNDRIGLDEIALLAPEKIVISPGPCTPNEAGVSVPLVSRFAGTIPILGVCLGHQAIGAAFGGKIVRAKKIMHGKTSSVHHDQKTIFKGIKNPFTATRYHSLVIERESCPGVLEISAWTGDGEIMGVRHKEFRVEGVQFHPESILTTAGKKILENFLEM, encoded by the coding sequence ATGATTTTAATCATCGACAACTACGACTCGTTTACCTACAACCTCGTTCAATACATCGGGGAGCTTTTGCAAAAACAGGGAAAGGATCCGGAGAAGGAGCTTTCTGTGCGCCGGAACGACCGGATCGGCCTGGACGAAATCGCCTTGCTGGCCCCGGAAAAAATCGTCATCTCCCCCGGCCCCTGCACTCCCAACGAGGCCGGCGTCTCGGTGCCGCTTGTCTCCCGGTTTGCGGGAACGATTCCCATTCTGGGGGTCTGCCTCGGCCATCAGGCCATCGGCGCCGCCTTCGGCGGCAAAATCGTCCGGGCCAAAAAAATCATGCACGGAAAAACCTCGTCTGTCCATCACGACCAGAAGACGATCTTCAAGGGGATCAAGAATCCCTTTACCGCCACCCGCTATCATTCGCTGGTCATCGAGCGGGAAAGCTGTCCCGGTGTTTTGGAGATATCGGCCTGGACCGGCGACGGGGAAATCATGGGGGTAAGGCACAAGGAATTCCGCGTGGAAGGGGTTCAGTTTCATCCCGAGTCGATTCTGACGACGGCGGGAAAAAAGATTTTGGAGAATTTTTTAGAGATGTAG
- a CDS encoding CBS domain-containing protein, with translation MTARLIKTLKTDKIQSVRSRPPICVGKETLLSQVIGLMQDKKRGSAVVVEKEKLAGIFTERDLLTRVLSKGLNLKKTAIGEVMTRSPDCLRNDSSIAEAISLMSGKQHRHLPIVSADGAVAGMVSVRDIVDYLAEHFPYEVYNLPPDPHQISTAPEGA, from the coding sequence ATGACGGCCCGATTGATAAAAACACTGAAAACGGATAAAATTCAATCAGTTAGATCGAGACCCCCCATCTGCGTGGGAAAAGAGACCCTTCTCTCCCAGGTGATTGGCCTCATGCAGGACAAAAAAAGAGGGTCCGCCGTTGTCGTGGAAAAAGAAAAGCTCGCAGGTATTTTTACGGAGCGCGATCTGCTGACTCGTGTCCTCTCGAAGGGGCTGAATTTAAAAAAGACGGCCATCGGCGAGGTAATGACCCGGAGCCCCGATTGTCTCCGGAATGATTCGTCGATTGCGGAGGCGATCTCGCTGATGAGCGGCAAACAGCACCGCCATCTGCCGATTGTTTCGGCCGACGGGGCGGTTGCCGGGATGGTTTCGGTGAGGGATATCGTGGACTATCTGGCGGAACATTTTCCGTACGAGGTCTACAACCTCCCTCCCGATCCGCATCAGATAAGCACCGCCCCGGAAGGAGCGTAG
- the trpE gene encoding anthranilate synthase component I: protein MISLTFEKFQELAGKGNLIPLWQEIPADLETPVSAFLKIRTGKNDFLLESVVGGEKWGRYSFLGTEPRAIFKSRGFDVEIMEGHKRSQFRVDENPLNALKEFMARFQPVVLPDLPRFFGGAVGYLGYDMVRYFERLPQTAVDELRLFDACFLLTDTVVIFDNFRQSIKVVANVFVDPEKPVEALYEEGLHRIEKVVKKLQKPLGTMSLGTMPLPLPPESRAQQRGEGEKKLTASHTEEEYCALVERAKRYIEAGDIFQVVLSTRFEGKTAVSPFELYRAIRRVNPSPYLYFLQYEDMAIVGASPEVMVRLEDKKVELRPIAGTRRRGRDASEDFRLQQELKQDPKERAEHIMLVDLGRNDLGRICETGTVAVNEMEGLEMYSHVMHLVSHVSGVLKPGCDAFDVIRAAFPAGTLTGAPKIRAMEIIEELEGKKRGIYGGCVGYIGFSGNLDTAITIRTALFKDGKVYIQAGAGIVYNSVPEREYQECRSKAEAMLEALKSL from the coding sequence ATGATTTCTCTGACTTTTGAAAAATTTCAGGAACTGGCCGGGAAGGGAAATTTGATCCCTCTCTGGCAGGAGATTCCCGCCGACCTCGAAACGCCGGTTTCGGCCTTTTTAAAAATCCGGACGGGAAAAAACGATTTTCTTCTGGAAAGCGTCGTCGGCGGCGAAAAATGGGGGCGATACAGTTTTTTGGGAACCGAACCGCGGGCGATCTTCAAAAGCCGGGGTTTTGACGTGGAAATTATGGAAGGGCACAAACGCTCCCAGTTCCGCGTCGATGAAAATCCGCTGAACGCCCTCAAGGAATTCATGGCCCGTTTTCAGCCGGTGGTACTACCCGATCTTCCCCGTTTTTTCGGCGGCGCCGTGGGTTATTTGGGCTACGACATGGTCCGCTATTTCGAGCGCCTCCCCCAAACGGCCGTGGACGAACTGCGGCTCTTCGACGCCTGTTTTCTTTTGACCGATACGGTGGTGATTTTCGACAACTTCCGGCAGTCGATCAAGGTGGTGGCCAATGTTTTTGTCGATCCCGAAAAACCGGTAGAGGCTCTCTATGAGGAGGGGCTCCACCGGATTGAAAAAGTGGTGAAGAAGCTTCAAAAACCGCTCGGGACAATGTCCCTTGGGACGATGCCTCTTCCTCTTCCCCCGGAATCCCGCGCGCAACAGCGGGGGGAGGGGGAAAAGAAATTGACGGCGTCCCATACGGAAGAGGAGTATTGCGCCTTGGTCGAGAGGGCCAAACGGTATATCGAGGCGGGGGATATTTTTCAGGTGGTTCTTTCCACCCGCTTCGAGGGGAAAACGGCCGTTTCCCCCTTTGAGCTCTATCGCGCCATCCGCCGGGTGAATCCGTCGCCGTACCTCTATTTTTTGCAGTACGAGGATATGGCGATCGTCGGCGCCTCGCCGGAGGTGATGGTGCGGCTGGAGGACAAAAAGGTGGAACTCCGGCCGATTGCCGGAACCCGGCGGCGCGGACGGGACGCCTCGGAGGATTTTCGGCTCCAGCAGGAATTGAAGCAGGATCCCAAGGAAAGGGCCGAACACATCATGCTGGTCGATCTGGGCCGGAACGACCTGGGGCGGATCTGCGAAACCGGGACGGTCGCCGTGAATGAGATGGAGGGGCTGGAAATGTACTCGCATGTGATGCATCTGGTCTCGCATGTCTCCGGCGTCTTGAAGCCGGGATGCGACGCCTTCGATGTGATCCGCGCCGCCTTTCCGGCCGGCACGCTGACCGGGGCGCCGAAAATCCGGGCAATGGAGATTATCGAGGAGCTGGAGGGGAAGAAGCGCGGAATCTACGGCGGCTGTGTCGGCTACATCGGCTTTTCCGGAAACCTCGATACCGCCATCACCATCCGCACCGCGTTGTTCAAGGACGGCAAGGTTTATATCCAGGCGGGGGCGGGGATTGTTTACAATTCGGTGCCGGAGCGGGAATATCAGGAATGCCGGAGCAAGGCGGAGGCGATGCTTGAGGCGTTGAAGAGCTTATGA
- a CDS encoding cysteine--tRNA ligase: MVLSIYNTLTRRKELFQPLNSPKVGMYVCGVTVYDYCHLGHARALVNFDVIYRYLKRRGFDVTYVRNYTDVDDKIIKRAQDEGIAWNEVSEKYIRAFDEDMEALGLEPPTFQPRATENIDEILKIVKVLVEKGFAYKAGSDIFYSVRKKADYGKLSGKKIDELESGARVEIHEAKNDPLDFSLWKASKPGEPLWESPWGPGRPGWHIECSAMSMKHLGITFDIHGGGRDLAFPHHENEIAQSEAYSGRPFARTWIHNGFVNINAEKMSKSLRNFLTVREILKSYHPEVIRLFILSSHYRSPIDYTEKNMQDARQSLNRWYSTMARIREQCGGKEKGRKSADEAALGNKISALNADFGAAMDDDFNTARVCGLLFDLLHEWNKTLDEEKGVSLSVGRLFMKTVEEIGAVLGIFGSDPGLYLTVKQERVQNSAGLSTEEIEKKIAERNRARTAKDWAKADQIRKELGEKGIALKDNPDGTTNWT; encoded by the coding sequence ATGGTTTTGTCTATTTACAACACCCTGACCCGCCGTAAAGAATTATTCCAACCCCTCAATTCCCCCAAAGTCGGAATGTACGTTTGTGGCGTCACGGTTTACGACTACTGCCATTTGGGCCATGCGCGGGCGCTCGTCAATTTTGACGTCATTTATCGTTATCTGAAAAGGCGCGGGTTCGATGTCACCTATGTCCGCAACTATACCGATGTCGATGACAAGATCATCAAGCGCGCACAGGACGAGGGAATTGCGTGGAACGAGGTTTCGGAAAAATACATCCGCGCCTTCGATGAGGACATGGAGGCGCTTGGGCTCGAACCCCCGACCTTTCAGCCGAGGGCCACGGAGAATATCGATGAAATCCTGAAGATCGTCAAAGTCCTCGTCGAAAAAGGGTTTGCCTACAAGGCAGGGAGCGACATTTTTTACTCCGTCCGCAAAAAGGCCGACTACGGAAAACTCTCCGGCAAGAAGATCGACGAGCTCGAATCGGGGGCGCGGGTGGAAATTCACGAGGCCAAAAACGACCCCCTCGATTTTTCGCTCTGGAAAGCCTCCAAGCCGGGGGAGCCGCTCTGGGAATCGCCGTGGGGGCCGGGGCGCCCCGGCTGGCACATCGAGTGTTCGGCCATGAGCATGAAACACCTGGGAATCACCTTCGATATCCACGGCGGCGGGAGGGACCTCGCCTTTCCGCATCATGAAAACGAGATCGCCCAGAGCGAGGCCTACAGCGGAAGGCCGTTTGCCCGGACCTGGATCCACAACGGGTTCGTGAACATCAACGCCGAAAAGATGAGCAAGTCTCTTAGGAATTTTCTCACCGTCCGCGAGATTCTTAAAAGTTATCATCCGGAGGTTATTCGCTTGTTCATTCTCTCGTCGCACTATCGTTCGCCCATCGACTACACCGAAAAAAACATGCAGGACGCCCGCCAGTCGCTGAATCGCTGGTATTCGACAATGGCACGGATTCGGGAGCAGTGCGGAGGGAAAGAAAAGGGGAGAAAGAGCGCCGACGAAGCGGCCCTCGGGAATAAAATCTCGGCATTAAACGCCGATTTCGGGGCGGCGATGGACGACGATTTCAACACCGCCCGGGTTTGCGGCCTCCTTTTCGATCTCCTTCACGAATGGAACAAGACCCTCGATGAGGAAAAAGGGGTGTCTCTTTCTGTTGGTCGACTCTTTATGAAAACAGTGGAAGAGATCGGTGCGGTTCTGGGAATTTTTGGTTCGGATCCCGGTTTGTATTTGACGGTCAAGCAGGAGAGGGTGCAAAACAGCGCGGGTCTTTCAACCGAAGAGATCGAAAAGAAGATAGCAGAGCGTAACAGGGCCCGAACGGCCAAAGACTGGGCCAAGGCGGATCAAATCAGGAAGGAATTGGGGGAAAAGGGGATTGCCCTGAAGGACAATCCGGACGGGACGACAAATTGGACTTAA
- a CDS encoding NAD-dependent epimerase/dehydratase family protein: MKILITGGAGFIGSNIARGYLAAGHRIAILDDFSTGKEENVPDGVPVFRLPIESPEVADVLSKFRPEVVNHHAAQIDIRKSVHDPVKDATINILGSLNLFECCLKTRVKKIIFASTGGAIYGNQASFPASENHPANPASPYGIVKLAVEKYLQYYSWTHHLPFVALRYANVYGPRQNPHGEAGVIAIFIHKLLNGERPVIFGNGLQTRDYVFIDDVVACNLEALKPGITGIHNVGTEIETDLNALTAQLVQIIGSSMTPVYTPPKAGEQMRSCLKKGILQNHPLTPLPDGLKKTVEWFKSNLSSRPDCPSGQSPFPPIPS, encoded by the coding sequence ATGAAAATCCTGATCACGGGGGGGGCCGGCTTCATCGGTTCGAATATCGCGCGGGGATACCTCGCGGCGGGACACCGGATCGCCATTCTGGACGATTTCAGCACGGGAAAAGAAGAGAACGTCCCCGACGGGGTTCCGGTTTTCCGGCTCCCGATTGAAAGCCCGGAAGTTGCGGATGTCTTAAGCAAATTCAGGCCGGAGGTGGTCAACCATCATGCGGCGCAGATCGATATCCGGAAGTCGGTTCATGATCCGGTCAAAGATGCGACAATCAATATCCTTGGATCCTTGAATTTGTTTGAGTGTTGCCTCAAGACACGGGTCAAGAAAATCATCTTTGCTTCCACCGGAGGGGCCATTTATGGGAACCAGGCTTCCTTTCCGGCCTCTGAAAATCACCCCGCCAATCCGGCAAGCCCTTATGGAATTGTCAAATTAGCCGTTGAAAAGTACCTTCAATATTACTCCTGGACCCATCACTTGCCGTTTGTCGCCTTAAGATACGCCAACGTTTATGGTCCCCGTCAGAACCCTCACGGAGAAGCGGGGGTCATTGCCATCTTTATCCACAAACTGTTAAACGGCGAGCGGCCTGTTATTTTCGGCAACGGCCTTCAGACCCGCGACTACGTTTTCATCGATGACGTCGTCGCCTGCAACCTGGAAGCATTAAAGCCGGGAATAACCGGAATCCATAATGTCGGCACAGAAATCGAGACGGACCTCAACGCGTTGACCGCTCAACTGGTCCAAATAATCGGGTCGAGCATGACCCCCGTTTACACCCCCCCCAAGGCGGGCGAGCAAATGAGAAGCTGTCTTAAAAAGGGAATATTGCAAAACCATCCCCTGACCCCATTGCCTGACGGCCTGAAAAAAACGGTTGAATGGTTTAAGTCCAATTTGTCGTCCCGTCCGGATTGTCCTTCAGGGCAATCCCCTTTTCCCCCAATTCCTTCCTGA
- a CDS encoding polysaccharide biosynthesis protein yields MRYLLLIVDFLIVTLSWAVSCWFFLGPLSLDELIQASKISIPVLFAVKFVFFYRFGLYRAILRYAGFHFGITICKAVTLGSFFSFLIINYPLNKWPMGLFMMDWLITLFLVGSSRFVPRYYSENTQQEKGVGKRVLLYGAGDLGDAVVRNLLKQKNEYEPVGFIDDDPRKIGRKVHDLPILSAHGDLEKILKKYRVDELIITISSVSSDWLRDIFKKCRSANVFCRIAPTFSDMMGSNVSIKNIDITDLLKRDPKDLDEKQIDRFLRRKKILITGAGGSIGSELMRQALRFRPKKLLAIDNSEFGLYKLEEELREQIREKKAYCKFRFVLQDLCLEERVDRIIQAEKPDIVFHAAAYKHVPLLESNPFAGIINNIRGTINVAKAADRHGVEKFVLISTDKAVHPTSIMGATKRICELYIQNLNLQSHTEFVAVRFGNVLGSSGSVIPKFLDQIRKGGPVTVTHPNVTRYFMLTQEAVELVMQAASIGHGGEIFILNMGKPVKIKEMAEDLIFLAGKAPYKDIDIQFIGLRPGEKLYEELLIDETEKKTQYENITIGKITYIDWNRLDSTIGDILELARHENKVQVLTAMKELVPGFNHIDLPRDEAAVTNVVSLPLKSAVSVE; encoded by the coding sequence ATGAGATATCTGCTCCTCATCGTTGATTTTCTGATCGTTACTCTTTCGTGGGCAGTCTCCTGCTGGTTCTTTCTGGGTCCTCTTTCGCTGGACGAACTGATTCAGGCTTCAAAGATTTCCATCCCGGTTCTGTTTGCCGTCAAATTTGTTTTTTTCTACCGTTTCGGCCTTTATCGGGCCATCCTTCGCTACGCCGGTTTCCATTTCGGGATCACCATCTGCAAGGCGGTTACTCTCGGCAGTTTTTTTTCCTTCCTTATTATCAACTATCCCCTGAACAAATGGCCCATGGGGCTGTTTATGATGGACTGGCTCATCACCCTTTTTCTGGTCGGTTCTTCCCGCTTCGTTCCCCGATACTATTCGGAGAATACCCAGCAGGAAAAAGGGGTTGGAAAGAGGGTTCTCCTCTATGGGGCCGGCGATCTTGGGGATGCCGTGGTGCGAAACCTGTTGAAGCAGAAAAATGAATATGAACCGGTCGGCTTCATTGACGACGATCCCCGCAAGATCGGCCGAAAAGTCCACGACCTCCCTATTTTAAGCGCCCATGGCGACCTCGAAAAAATTCTGAAGAAATACCGCGTCGATGAATTGATCATCACCATTTCCAGTGTCTCCAGCGACTGGCTCCGGGATATCTTCAAAAAGTGCCGCTCGGCCAACGTCTTCTGCCGGATCGCCCCCACCTTCAGCGACATGATGGGATCCAACGTCAGCATCAAAAACATCGACATCACCGATCTTCTGAAGAGGGACCCGAAGGATCTTGACGAAAAACAGATCGACCGGTTTTTGCGCCGCAAAAAGATACTGATCACCGGGGCCGGCGGCTCCATCGGTTCGGAGTTGATGCGGCAGGCATTGAGGTTCCGTCCCAAGAAACTTTTGGCCATTGATAATTCGGAGTTTGGTCTCTACAAACTGGAGGAGGAGTTGCGGGAGCAAATCCGCGAAAAGAAGGCCTACTGCAAATTCAGGTTTGTTCTGCAGGATCTTTGCCTGGAAGAACGGGTCGACAGGATTATTCAGGCGGAAAAACCGGACATCGTTTTTCACGCGGCGGCCTACAAACATGTCCCCCTTTTGGAATCGAATCCATTTGCCGGAATCATCAACAACATTCGGGGAACCATCAATGTGGCCAAGGCGGCCGACCGTCATGGCGTTGAAAAATTCGTCCTTATCTCCACCGACAAGGCGGTGCACCCCACCAGTATCATGGGGGCAACCAAGAGAATCTGCGAACTGTATATCCAAAACCTCAACCTTCAATCGCATACCGAGTTCGTCGCGGTCCGGTTCGGCAACGTCTTGGGAAGCTCCGGAAGCGTCATCCCCAAATTTCTCGATCAGATCCGAAAGGGGGGGCCCGTCACGGTCACCCATCCCAACGTGACCCGCTACTTCATGTTGACGCAGGAAGCGGTGGAGCTGGTGATGCAGGCGGCCTCCATCGGACACGGCGGCGAGATCTTCATCCTGAACATGGGCAAACCGGTGAAGATCAAGGAGATGGCGGAAGATCTGATCTTTTTGGCCGGCAAGGCCCCTTACAAGGATATCGATATCCAGTTCATCGGGCTTCGGCCGGGCGAGAAACTCTATGAAGAATTGCTGATCGACGAGACCGAAAAGAAAACCCAGTACGAAAATATCACCATCGGCAAAATAACCTACATCGACTGGAACAGGCTCGATTCAACCATCGGTGACATCCTGGAGCTTGCCAGACACGAAAACAAGGTGCAGGTTTTAACCGCCATGAAAGAACTGGTCCCCGGTTTTAACCACATCGACCTCCCCCGCGATGAAGCCGCAGTAACAAACGTGGTTTCCCTCCCGCTCAAGTCGGCCGTCTCGGTGGAATAG